A genomic segment from Ornithorhynchus anatinus isolate Pmale09 chromosome 16, mOrnAna1.pri.v4, whole genome shotgun sequence encodes:
- the TMEM200B gene encoding transmembrane protein 200B, with protein sequence MTAGTPGAGAALSPLPPGCPPARALPRPPRRRLGRGRGRRRRRPEALGVRARLRLRSPSGAFAALGALVVAAGLAIAVAGYWPHRGGPGELRRGAGRAPGDPLERLRLVGPVVMGAGLFVLICANTVLLESRDSETRRLRRALALALASPDGSPDAGVPDRLPVGPGVPDLLPRPRPGAPDGSAGSFSGTARPGAPGGRLGDGAGPPPDLGAASPAASWLSLSLSSEPGIPLPAAPGPRPHGQPLRGPHREPPEPGGRPTRAPPPPKPPLGPAGHSKSLDLARDGALLGLGPGPGPGPADLGPAAPAPDRDHRSWPRLERLSLLGYAKLGGCGDPGARV encoded by the coding sequence ATGACGGCGGGGACCCCCGGAGCCGGCGCGGCGCTCAGCCCGCTGCCTCCAggctgccccccggcccgcgccctCCCGCGCCCGCCCCGTCGCCGCCTCGGCAGAGGCCGGGGCCGCCGTCGCCGTCGCCCCGAGGCCCTGGGGGTGCGGGCCAGGCTGCGGCTGCGCTCGCCCTCGGGGGCCTTCGCGGCGCTGGGGGCCCTGGTGGTGGCCGCGGGCCTGGCCATCGCCGTGGCCGGCTACTGGCCGcaccggggcgggccgggggagctgcggcggggggcggggcgggcccccggggaccccctggAGCGGCTGCGCCTGGTGGGGCCCGTGGTCATGGGCGCCGGCCTCTTCGTGCTCATCTGCGCCAACACCGTGCTGCTCGAGAGCCGAGACTCCGAGACCCGCCGGCTCCGccgggccctggccctggccctggcctccCCCGACGGCAGCCCGGACGCCGGGGTCCCCGACCGCCTCCCCGTCGGCCCGGGCGTCCCcgacctcctcccccggcccaggcccggcGCCCCCGACGGGAGTGCCGGCTCCTTCTCCGGGACCgcccggcccggagccccgggGGGCCGCCTTGGGGACGGAGCCGGGCCCCCCCCGGACCTGGGGGCCGCGTCCCCGGCCGCCTCGTGGCTGAGCCTGAGCCTGAGCTCGGAGCCCGGCATCCCCCTCCCGGCCGCGCCGGGCCCGCGGCCGCACGGCCAGCCGCTGCGGGGCCCGCACCGGGAGCCCCCCGAGCCCGGGGGCCGGCcgacccgggccccgcccccacccaagccgccgctcgggcccgccGGACACTCCAAGTCGTTGGACCTCGCCCGGGACGGAGCCCTGCTCGgactcggccccggccccggtcccggcccggcGGACCtcggcccggcggcccccgcccccgaccgCGACCACCGCAGCTGGCCCCGCCTGGAACGGCTCAGCCTACTGGGCTATGCCAAACTGGGGGGCTGCGGGGATCCCGGGGCCCGGGTCTGA